Proteins encoded together in one Porites lutea chromosome 2, jaPorLute2.1, whole genome shotgun sequence window:
- the LOC140925713 gene encoding uncharacterized protein — MAASPKTENDDLSQLTVDQLRKLLQEKGLPTTGKKKVLIERLLDDSKSNVVKPESKEEMNLAESAESSSEVEIQQINSIRRKAKALQIDMDGLIREISELSQSTSNKVKVKLRIERLTVHREKYLQLRNEIVALIAEDMIEEELRKWGDLLRVVDKAIDVAHEYLQKDSKVEDHQSSKENTHTDSRQSSSLKLPRIELPKFNGDVLKFQNFWDQFEAAVHNNDDLPKVQKFTYLRSVLTGNALQTIEGFEVTGANYQAAVHCLQHRYGRKRMIISSLVKSVIQMDAKSAVSASALRDLYDTFMNRTRALEALGEDPTSHGCILLPIFETKLPPQLLEKWELELADTQEDKIDLELFFKFLNRQVVSKEAGERGCNVNNTQSNRSSDKGRDNRRKPSFPRMGGEDGAYTASALLGEARELTGPSCNFCKAGHESPNCPVFNDKSLDDRWKLVQENKLCFNCLKPSNHKHFSKICRQPKCSVANCGRRHHKLLHGQQLVATPQQPSNISLSGLASAKPALPLKETLLQTALARLTVNGQEMKVRVLLDSGSQRSYVRKNIAESLGLQGPSELLSVTMLGGTTSETKRLQRVKFALSPMKGDSKVEMEALAIPKICNPLGPVQLDFRKNSHLQGLTLADSYPRDSVQVDVLIVADFYYSFVTGLYKKGSSSESLVAVESHLGWILTGQVNRYSRYTTSMLTVVENSGLTKSLKRFWELESIGIAETENTVVSREEEFAVADFNRGLKFDGKNYEVRIPWKRDPPKLESNYMQAVRRLESIERRLRHNPVKAKAYNSAINEYVEKGFAEVVPNENDEDRNVRYLPHHAVFRDDKTTTKCRIVFDASAREGDGVSLNDCVLPGPALQPNLASVLIRFRTNRIGLIADIEKMFLQVKLAPEDRDVHRYLWRDLQSNETPKVYRMQRLTFGVNSSPFLAISTVHAHAKKYAELFPNAVQEILQNMYVDDVLTGADTVDSTVKLQRDMSEIMCKAAFNLTKWASNSQLVMDAIAPAKRASSSLVEFESSEPLKALGVSWDLTSDHFRFLAPGGIVLSPDPMTKRSLLSLASKIFDPLGLISPFTVRAKILFQELWLKGLLWDDPLDSEIKAKWLHWKSELLQLKGVTIPRCFGNGITQESKIELHGFGDASPKAYGAAVYIRIADKQGHVSSQLVISKSRVAPIKKVSLPRLELLAAVVNARLLKFVVDTLPMEVTSVVCWTDSMVALHWVKGQSSRWKPFVANRVAEIQSTWDPECWRYCASKENPADLLTRGLSCDDMIANILWWNGPRWLSSSDKPLPVQPQGGTVSSEVCEEERKIAHGCTAVVREPLIDMSRYGTWLKLIRVTAYVLRAVKLFKTKCKSSESELSAEEVKKAELKCCKWVQEEVYKEDYQLLKSGQTLPKNSRLLKLDPYYDREDQVIRVGGRLQFADLLEQTKHQVILPHGHPEVAKMVLDLHKIMLHAGPEGILSTLRQKIWLTKGRREVKRVIRRCVACQKQRVGPCAQKMGPLPEERVSCSPAFAHVGTDFAGPLYVKEGSTIQKVYVCLFTCASSRMIHLELTHSLTTDEFLQAFSRMTSRRGLCHTVWSDNAKTFKAASKEIQKLYDPSTQSRTVWDTLDRNRINSELSSKGITWKFITERSPWRGGWWERFFRAIKESLRKVLGKALLTFSELNTLLIRIEGIINSRPLTAVSDDCRDPLPVTPAHLAIGRPINQLPESKEENLEESSKRTVERYLYLQRLLNHYWKRWQREYLHLLSVRSKWQEENPSIREGDIVLVSDDNVSRTKGPMARVEKVHPGKDGLVRTATVKAQKGVFNRPVQRLHRLEIDAAAPQVTREADVPVDGGEKPRANSVNVKSVPIRKPKKRVVLPEGGQGGENVTAHRRTRTRVIKSPARLDL, encoded by the coding sequence ATGGCCGCCAGTCCAAAGACCGAAAATGATGATTTATCGCAACTTACAGTTGATCAGCTGCGAAAGCTGCTTCAAGAAAAAGGATTACCAACTACTGGAAAAAAGAAGGTCTTGATTGAAAGGTTGCTAGACGATTCAAAGTCAAATGTTGTCAAACCAGAGTCGAAGGAAGAAATGAATCTTGCTGAGTCAGCGGAGTCTTCGAGTGAAGTAGAAATTCAACAGATTAATTCGATCAGACGCAAAGCCAAAGCCTTGCAAATAGATATGGACGGGCTGATTCGGGAAATTTCGGAGCTTAGTCAAAGTACCAGTAACAAAGTGAAAGTAAAGCTGAGAATTGAAAGACTTACCGTGCATAGAGAGAAATATCTTCAGCTGAGAAATGAAATAGTCGCGCTGATCGCGGAGGATATGATAGAAGAAGAACTTCGCAAATGGGGAGACCTTTTACGTGTGGTGGATAAAGCTATCGATGTTGCTCATGAATACCTCCAAAAGGATTCCAAAGTGGAAGATCATCAGTCTTCAAAAGAAAATACACATACTGACAGTCGTCAATCTTCAAGTCTTAAATTGCCCAGGATTGAACTGCCAAAGTTTAATGGGGATGTgttgaaatttcaaaacttcTGGGACCAGTTTGAAGCCGCAGTGCATAACAATGATGACTTACCCAAGGTACAGAAGTTTACTTACCTACGCTCAGTGCTTACTGGTAATGCTTTACAAACAATAGAAGGATTTGAAGTAACTGGAGCAAATTATCAAGCAGCGGTCCATTGCCTCCAACACAGGTATGGAAGAAAACGTATGATAATCTCATCCCTTGTGAAATCTGTCATCCAGATGGATGCTAAGTCGGCGGTCAGCGCATCCGCCCTTAGAGATCTTTATGACACATTTATGAATAGAACCAGAGCCTTAGAAGCGCTTGGTGAAGATCCAACGAGTCATGGTTGTATTTTGTTACCCATCTTTGAGACCAAGTTGCCACCTCAGTTACTAGAAAAATGGGAGTTGGAGCTTGCAGACACTCAAGAGGATAAAATAGATCTTgagttgtttttcaaatttctaaaCCGCCAAGTTGTATCCAAAGAGGCGGGGGAGAGAGGTTGTAATGTGAACAATACCCAAAGCAATCGCAGTTCTGATAAGGGTAGAGATAACAGAAGAAAGCCTTCATTTCCTCGAATGGGTGGTGAGGATGGAGCGTATACAGCCTCTGCATTACTTGGTGAGGCACGCGAGCTAACTGGTCCAAGCTGCAATTTCTGTAAGGCAGGTCACGAGTCGCCAAATTGCCCAGTTTTCAATGACAAGTCACTAGATGACAGGTGGAAGCTAGTTCAAGAGAATAAACTGTGTTTCAATTGTTTAAAGCCCAGCAACCACAAGCACTTTTCCAAGATTTGTCGCCAACCTAAGTGTTCTGTGGCAAATTGTGGCCGCCGTCATCATAAATTGTTACATGGTCAGCAGTTAGTGGCTACACCCCAGCAGCCTTCCAACATCAGTTTAAGTGGGTTAGCGTCAGCTAAACCGGCATTGCCCTTGAAGGAAACACTGCTACAGACAGCGCTGGCGAGGTTAACTGTCAATGGTCAAGAAATGAAAGTCCGTGTTTTGCTAGACTCTGGTAGTCAACGTTCATATGTGCGCAAGAACATTGCAGAGTCCCTTGGCTTGCAAGGTCCTTCAGAGTTATTAAGTGTTACAATGCTCGGTGGAACAACTAGTGAAACCAAGAGATTGCAGAGAGTTAAATTTGCACTTTCGCCAATGAAAGGAGATTCCAAGGTGGAGATGGAGGCCCTTGCTATTCCCAAGATTTGTAACCCCCTCGGGCCAGTGCAGTTAGACTTTCGTAAGAACTCTCATCTTCAAGGTTTAACTCTCGCAGATTCCTACCCTCGCGATTCCGTCCAAGTAGACGTCCTTATTGTTGCAGACTTTTACTACTCGTTCGTAACTGGGTTGTACAAGAAAGGTAGTTCATCTGAGTCacttgttgctgttgaatctCATCTCGGGTGGATTCTTACCGGACAAGTAAACCGTTACTCAAGGTATACCACATCCATGCTTACCGTTGTAGAAAACAGTGGACTCACTAAAAGCTTGAAAAGATTCTGGGAACTGGAATCTATTGGCATCGCTGAGACTGAAAACACTGTTGTTTCCCGGGAGGAGGAATTTGCTGTTGCTGACTTCAATAGAGGATTGAAATTTGACGGAAAGAACTATGAAGTACGAATACCGTGGAAACGTGACCCTCCTAAACTGGAAAGTAACTACATGCAAGCTGTTAGACGTCTGGAAAGCATCGAAAGAAGGTTAAGACATAACCCTGTGAAAGCTAAAGCTTACAATTCTGCAATCAATGAATATGTAGAGAAAGGATTTGCAGAGGTAGTGCCTAACGAGAATGATGAAGATAGAAATGTACGCTACCTGCCGCATCATGCTGTGTTCCGTGATGACAAAACGACGACTAAGTGCAGAATCGTGTTTGATGCTTCCGCGCGAGAAGGAGATGGTGTTTCTCTCAACGATTGTGTCCTTCCCGGTCCTGCTTTACAGCCCAACCTTGCATCTGTACTCATTCGATTTCGAACAAACAGAATTGGTCTCATAGCAGATATTGAAAAGATGTTTCTTCAGGTCAAGCTAGCGCCAGAGGATCGAGACGTTCACCGCTACCTGTGGAGAGATTTACAGTCTAACGAAACACCCAAAGTTTATAGAATGCAAAGACTGACATTTGGTGTGAACTCAAGTCCATTCCTTGCTATTTCGACGGtccatgctcatgcaaaaaaataCGCAGAACTGTTCCCAAATGCAGTCCAAGAAATTCTACAAAACATGTATGTGGATGACGTCCTAACAGGAGCCGATACGGTGGACTCGACTGTGAAACTTCAACGAGACATGTCAGAGATCATGTGTAAAGCGGCGTTTAACTTGACAAAGTGGGCAAGTAACTCACAGCTCGTAATGGATGCTATTGCCCCAGCCAAAAGAGCCTCATCGTCACTGGTGGAGTTTGAGTCGAGTGAACCCCTTAAAGCGCTTGGAGTCTCATGGGATTTGACCTCTGACCACTTCCGATTTCTTGCACCGGGTGGAATTGTCTTATCTCCGGATCCAATGACAAAGAGAAGCCTGCTTAGTCTAGCGTCGAAAATATTTGACCCTTTAGGGTTGATATCTCCTTTCACTGTCAGAGCCAAAATCCTCTTCCAAGAACTGTGGTTAAAAGGATTATTGTGGGATGACCCTTTGGACAGTGAAATTAAAGCAAAGTGGCTACATTGGAAGTCAGAGTTGTTGCAACTGAAAGGTGTGACCATACCCCGATGCTTCGGAAATGGCATCACGCAAGAGTCTAAGATAGAGCTACATGGTTTTGGAGATGCCTCTCCTAAAGCGTACGGAGCAGCAGTTTACATCAGAATAGCAGACAAGCAAGGTCATGTATCCTCGCAGCTGGTAATATCAAAGTCCCGAGTTGCACCTATCAAGAAAGTGTCACTACCCAGACTGGAACTTTTAGCTGCAGTTGTAAATGCCAGGTTGTTGAAGTTTGTTGTAGACACTTTGCCTATGGAAGTGACTAGTGTTGTGTGTTGGACTGATAGTATGGTGGCACTGCATTGGGTAAAAGGTCAGAGTTCTCGTTGGAAACCATTCGTGGCGAATCGAGTGGCAGAAATACAGTCCACGTGGGATCCTGAGTGTTGGAGGTACTGTGCTAGTAAGGAGAATCCTGCAGATTTGTTGACGCGTGGGTTGAGCTGTGATGATATGATTGCCAATATCTTATGGTGGAATGGACCTCGGTGGCTGTCTTCGAGTGACAAACCTTTACCCGTTCAGCCCCAAGGTGGTACTGTCTCCTCTGAAGTATGCGAAGAGGAAAGGAAAATTGCTCATGGTTGTACAGCAGTCGTTAGAGAGCCGTTAATTGATATGTCGCGTTACGGGACATGGTTAAAGTTGATTCGAGTAACCGCTTATGTACTGAGAGCAGTCAAGTTGTTCAAGACTAAATGTAAGTCTTCTGAAAGTGAACTGTCGGCAGAAGAAGTGAAGAAGGCAGAGCTTAAGTGTTGTAAGTGGGTACAGGAAGAGGTCTATAAAGAAGATTACCAGTTGCTAAAGTCCGGACAAACTCTTCCCAAGAACAGTCGCCTTCTCAAACTAGACCCGTATTATGACAGAGAGGATCAGGTTATAAGAGTTGGTGGCCGACTGCAGTTTGCTGATCTACTTGAACAGACCAAGCATCAAGTAATATTGCCTCACGGACATCCCGAAGTCGCAAAGATGGTACTAGACCTACACAAGATCATGTTACATGCGGGCCCAGAAGGCATACTGTCAACCTTAAGACAGAAAATTTGGCTGACCAAAGGGAGACGAGAAGTCAAACGTGTTATCAGAAGATGCGTGGCTTGCCAAAAACAGCGAGTTGGACCTTGCGCGCAGAAAATGGGCCCATTGCCGGAAGAGAGAGTTTCATGTTCACCAGCTTTCGCGCATGTTGGAACTGACTTCGCAGGACCTCTCTATGTAAAAGAAGGTTCAACCATACAGAAAGTGTACGTTTGTCTATTCACATGCGCATCATCTCGTATGATTCACTTGGAACTAACACACAGCCTTACCACTGATGAGTTTCTACAAGCCTTTAGTCGCATGACAAGCCGCAGAGGTCTTTGCCATACAGTGTGGTCCGACAACGCAAAAACCTTTAAGGCTGCAAGCAAGGAAATCCAGAAATTGTATGATCCTAGTACTCAAAGTCGAACGGTGTGGGATACATTGGATCGAAATCGAATTAATTCTGAGCTCTCGTCGAAAGGGATTACGTGGAAATTCATCACCGAGCGTTCACCATGGCGAGGCGGATGGTGGGAACGATTTTTCAGAGCAATCAAAGAATCATTGCGTAAAGTGCTTGGAAAGGCACTTCTCACCTTTTCTGAGTTGAACACATTATTAATTCGAATTGAAGGCATCATCAACTCGCGACCATTAACGGCAGTGAGCGATGATTGCAGAGACCCTTTGCCGGTTACACCTGCTCATCTTGCAATTGGTAGACCAATTAACCAGTTACCTGAGAGTAAAGAAGAAAACTTGGAGGAGTCTAGTAAAAGAACTGTCGAAAGGTATCTTTACCTACAGAGACTACTTAACCACTATTGGAAACGTTGGCAACGAGAATATCTGCACCTTCTGTCCGTGAGAAGTAAATGGCAAGAGGAAAACCCCTCTATTCGAGAAGGTGATATCGTATTGGTCTCAGATGATAATGTATCGCGTACCAAGGGGCCAATGGCCAGGGTGGAAAAGGTTCATCCTGGTAAGGACGGACTCGTGCGAACGGCTACCGTGAAAGCACAGAAGGGTGTATTCAACAGGCCTGTTCAACGCTTACACAGATTGGAAATTGATGCAGCGGCCCCACAAGTTACCCGTGAAGCTGATGTTCCTGTTGACGGTGGGGAGAAGCCGCGAGCGAACTCTGTTAATGTTAAAAGTGTACCTATTCGTAAGCCTAAGAAGAGAGTTGTCCTCCCCGAAGGAGGACAAGGTGGGGAGAATGTTACGGCCCATCGTCGTACTCGTACTCGGGTCATTAAAAGCCCCGCGAGACTGGACCTGTGA